GTCGTCAACGATGGTTCGACCGATTCGACAGAAGACATACTTCGACGCCTTCAGCAGGAAATCCCGGAATTGCGTTATTTGAACAACGGCCCTTCGCACGGGTTTGGCCTGGCGGTCAGGTGCGGACTGGAA
The genomic region above belongs to Candidatus Hydrogenedentota bacterium and contains:
- a CDS encoding glycosyltransferase is translated as MKLSVVIPAHNEEGCIETTLRSLHTALKAETISHELLVVNDGSTDSTEDILRRLQQEIPELRYLNNGPSHGFGLAVRCGLE